Proteins encoded within one genomic window of Pyrenophora tritici-repentis strain M4 chromosome Unknown M4_contig_00026, whole genome shotgun sequence:
- a CDS encoding ComEC, membrane metal-binding protein translates to MLVITPTATTTPVFTAASTNIATAAPTLPILAIHSVLAALAIPAAPAVLAAPALANYAPTISALTALTPAAFTLNAPTPTVTALIAATLNALALTAIALATLAILATTTLLPLLLLLFLLLLLLRLLLLRPALATLTPTALTPPHSAILPITASALATSSISTIPVLLAALAFPAVPAVSTALFCPLPPTPPPPAVTAVSAAATAPLVAALTTLATFAFLAALNIFAINPTASVLAAPDTLTISTVLTLSLVLVTCTALNILITTPTTPAPVAASAPAILAAYNILTSTSYLLQLIYTSGYCYCYCYSPTFAILATLTVLTILAVLTILAVLIILAASAVLTILAVLVVLAASAVLTILAVLVVLAASAVLTILAVLVVLAASAVLSTLTALTILAVPAVLAIATINLIVNSLAVRPFLALPLLLLLSSQSSQSP, encoded by the exons cgtccttgctgctctcgccattccagctgctcctgctgtcctcgctgctcctgctctcgctaattacgctcctactatttccgcccttactgctcttactcctgcagcttttactcttaatgcgcctactcctacggttactgctcttattgctgctactcttaatgctctagctctcactgctattgctctcgctactctcgctattcttgctactactact ctcctacccttgctactcctgctattcttactgctcctgctcctacggctcttacttctacgtcctgctcttgctactcttactcctaccgctcttactcctccgcattccgcaatcctccctattactgcttctgctctcgccacttcctctatctctactatccccgtccttcttgctgctctcgctttccccgctgttcccgctgtctctactgctctcttctgccccttacctcctacgcctcctccacctgcggtaactgcggtttcggcggccgctaccgctcctcttgtcgctgctcttactaccctcgctactttcgctttccttgctgctcttaatatcttcgctatcaatcctacggcttctgttctcgctgctcctgatactcttactatctctactgtccttactttgtcccttgtccttgtaacttgcactgctcttaatattcttattactactcctactacccctgcacctgttgccgcttctgcccctgctatccttgctgcttataatatccttacttctacctcttacctcttacagcttatatacacctccggctactgctattgctactgctactctcctactttcgctatcctcgctactcttactgtccttactatcctcgctgttcttactatcctcgctgtcctcattatcctcgctgcttccgctgtccttacaatcctcgctgtcctcgttgtcctcgctgcttccgctgtccttacaatcctcgctgtcctcgttgtcctcgctgcttccgctgtccttacaatcctcgctgtcctcgttgtcctcgctgcttccgctgtcctttctacccttactgcccttactatcctcgctgttcccgctgtccttgcaatcgctacaattaacttaatagttaattcccttgccgttcgcccctttcttgcgctgcccttgttgctcttactgtcctcgcaatcatcgcaatcaccttaa
- a CDS encoding Drf-FH1 multi-domain protein codes for MGQEWTFAGYREMAIGISRRFLRGSTAFQADEGEENKEWAEEQAGDSIADEQAGHTSHVAGLVYARGIMEQSGAVADRRQQFRASSTDWHRFLGFQAGLDDQRRSSKRKRAPFESEADEARVDRWQRLRKMDARAQLKRMMGEEAKFRGCRRQRSKPSQQARVP; via the coding sequence atgggccaggagtggacgtttgccgggtaccgggagatggcgattggcatcagccggcggtttttgcgtggatcgacagcgttccaggcagatgagggcgaggagaataaggagtgggctgaggagcaggcaggagattcgattgccgacgagcaggcgggccatacgtcgcacgtggcgggactggtatacgcgcgagggatcatggagcagtcaggggccgtggcggataggcggcagcagttccgggcatcgagcacggattggcatagatttttgggcttccaggcaggcttggacgaccagagaagaagcagcaagcggaagagagcgccgtttgagagcgaggcagacgaggcaagggtggatcggtggcagcggctgaggaagatggacgcgagagcgcagctgaagcgcatgatgggcgaggaggccaagttccgggggtgcaggaggcagcgatcaaagccatcacagcaggcgagagtcccgtag
- a CDS encoding Dimer-Tnp-hAT domain containing protein: protein MPIRLIVAESGRLPRYMKPLRTQKQKKSWVYNYGYRLTLRSNTNRIFWLCHICHKRKAATAGFAETTEATSTAARHLNRDHGITNAGEQPPQQLLGGQKSLEMMLKGGFGVSQRVANEIGNFDVQSFRIAAVSWLVDNNLALCQFEDPAFRRMIHFANPEAEQALWSSRTSVAQFVMRLYNFMQPQVVDELRCAASKIHISFDGWTVKGGKRGFFGIVAHFATAEGDLRDVAIDLPQLSGAHTGDRIADCVAETLQKFNITAQNVGYFMLDNAFNNDTAIATLGAKFGFKSKHRRLRCSAHTINLVGQSIIFGSNKDAFNNDENLAEEEKYLNEWRKQGPLGTLIDVISYIKTPQQYDMFANFQRLARQDLPADDDAKFQILEPVKPCVTRWNSFCSAFERAVLLQPAFNSYVCFYVEQQRVADSHARTKNNKKPQAPAWMRSKGLTAADWAVITEYIEVLKPLKDATKRLEGRGKCGRFGAIYEVIPVFEFLMGRFEQRLRQYERVDFEQREAPEDHISINFRAAWEKLNDYYSKLDDSPAYFAACALHPYYRRYCEKAWRDKPEWLVACMADFRALWAEYTTSTPPTKPSKERDNGAIDEAISYIISDSEDDDELTDEYDRWRKLEPKWTSKQHNSPNVDGNPIKYWVQLQSKYPDLSRFAIDVLSIPASSCECERMFSELGDLLAPRRRKIGSQLLAALQCVRAWNAAGIKLPTSATSQLSDHDLEQLYNLTAWEQPSDSG, encoded by the exons atgccgatccgattgattgttgcggagtctggtcGCCTGCCACGGTATATGAAGCCTCTTCGGACacagaagcagaagaaaAGCTGGGTATACAACTACGGTTATCGGCTTACTCTCCGCAGTAATACCAACAGGATATTCTGGCTGTGCCACATCTGTCACAAGCGTAAAGCAGCGACTGCTGGCTTTGCGGAGACGACGGAGGCAACTAGTACTGCTGCGAGGCACCTAAATAGGGATCATGGAATAACAAACGCTGGCGAGCAACCGCCTCAGCAGCTTCTTGGAGGCCAGAAATCGCTAGAAATGATGCTGAAGGGCGGCTTCGGCGTTAGCCAAAGGGTTGCGAACGAgataggaaacttcgacgtacagtCCTTTCGAATAGCAGCTGTTAGCTGGCTTGTTGACAACAACCTCGCCCTCTGCCAGTTCGAAGATCCAGCTTTCCGCAGGATGATACATTTCGCGAATCCTGAAGCTGAGCAGGCGCTCTGGAGTAGTCGCACAAGCGTTGCGCAGTTTgtgatgaggctgtacaACTTCATGCAGCCTCAGGTCGTCGATGAGCTGCGTTGCGCGGCGAGCAAGatacatataagctttgatgggTGGACCGTtaaaggtggcaagcgtggcttcttcggtattgtcgctcactttgccaCGGCTGAGGGCGACCTTAGGGACGTTGCTATTGACCTGCCGCAGCTCTCAGGTGCCCATACTGGCGACAGGATAGCTGATTGTGTCGCTGAAACTCTGCAGAAGTTTAATATAACTGCGCAGAACGTTGGCTACTTTATGCTCGACAACGCGTTCAATAACGACACTGCTATCGCGACCCTTGGAGCGAAGTTTGGCTTTAAGTCTAAGCATCGCCGGCTACGTTGTAGCGCTCATACAATCAACTTAGTTGGCCAGTCGATTATATTTGGCTCAAACAAGGACGCCTTTAACAACGACGAGAACTTGGCT GAGGAAGAGAAATACCTCAACGAGTGGCGTAAGCAGGGCCCATTAGGCACGCTTATAGACGTTATTAGCTACATCAAAACGCCACAACAGTACGACATGTTCGCGAACTTTCAGCGCCTCGCGAGGCAGGACTTACCggccgacgacgacgctAAATTCCAAATACTCGAGCCTGTAAAGCCTTGCGTTACGCGCTGGAACTCCTTTTGTTCAGCGTTTGAGAGAGCTGTATTACTACAACCCGCGTTCAACTCCTACGTTTGTTTCTACGTGGAACAGCAGCGCGTTGCCGACTCACACGCCCGAACGAAGAACAACAAGAAGCCCCAGGCGCCTGCTTGGATGAGATCTAAGGGCCTcacagctgctgattgggcTGTTATAACTGAGTATATTGAGGTGCTGAAGCCGCTGAAAGATGCTACAAAGCGCCTTGAAGGCAGAGGCAAATGTGGCCGTTTCGGTGCGATATACGAGGTTATACCAGTGTTTGagttccttatggggcgcTTTGAGCAGCGTCTCCGGCAGTACGAGAGGGTTGATTTTGAGCAGCGCGAggcgcctgaagatcacaTCTCTATCAACTTTCGCGCAGCGTGGGAGAAGCTCAACGACTACTACAGTAAACTCGACGACTCACCCGCGTACTTTGCGGCCTGCGCTCTTCACCCGTACTATCGACGCTATTGCGAGAAGGCGTGGCGTGATAAGCCTGAGTGGCTCGTCGCCTGTATGGCTGACTTTCGTGCTCTTTGGGCAGAGTATACGACCTCTACTCCTCCAACAAAGCCCTCAAAAGAGCGTGATAACGGCGCTATTGACGAGGCTATCTCGTACATCATAAGCGATAGCGAGGACGATGATGAGCTCACAGATGAGTACGACAGGTGGCGCAAATTGGAGCCAAAGTGGACGAGTAAGCAGCACAACAGCCCTAACGTTGACGGCAACCCTATCAAGTACTGGGTACAGCTTCAGTCTAAGTATCCCGACCTCTCACGCTTTGCGATTGACGTGTTGAGTATTCCAGCGAGCAGTTGCGAGTGCGAGCGCATGTTTAGTGAACTAGGAGATCTACTTGCTCCGCGACGGCGCAAGATTGGGTCACAACTACTCGCCGCGCTTCAATGTGTACGGGCTTGGAATGCCGCTGGCATAAAGCTGCCGACGTCAGCTACAAGCCAACTCTCAGATCACGACCTTGAGCAGTTGTACAACCTCACAGCGTGGGAGCAACCTAGCGATTCCG GATAG